ATTCCCAATCTTCAATGTCACGGATATTGTTTTCCGGTTCTAGTTCTATAGTTATCTCACAGGGTCATTTTCTTGCATGATCAGCTACGTACATGATTGGCGGACCGAAACCCTAGCGCAACAGTATCAGCTAGTAAGCGCTTAGTGCTGGAGTTTCCTCCTCCTCTATCACCTGTGGATCTAATATACTTGTGCTTTTGGTGTTTGCAGGTCAAAAATAGAACCGCAGTTCATAACATATACTACTTTGGCTCACATGTCATGCAATATGCGGATCTGCGTCTAAACACACAGAAACTTTCTTTATACGTGGGTTTCGATCCTTCCGGTGATGGTGTCACTCCTGTTGCTAATCCTTTGCCATCGTCAACACAGACGGTGGTGGTAAACCAACGTGATGCGGAACTAATTCATTTCTGGCTCAAGGTTGGGTTTCttcgtaccaaattctttgatgtTATGGGATTCCAAACATCGCTGGCAACTAATAAATAGGCTTTGTTTCTCTTCCAAGTTGCACAAGGCATCCGAAGGTTCCCCTCAGAAGTTGGATGCTCAAAAGCAATTGCTCCAAGTATTGGAGCATCGATCGCACGTAGATAAGAGCGTACGACTTATTGGGAATCTTCTTTTCGGTTCTGAGAATGGGCCACGAGTACTGGAGAGTGTTGGAGCAGCAGGACAGCCCTTGGTGGATGATTGGTCATGCCTAAAATCGATGGTGGATCTTTTCGCCCATTCATTCCTTTGGTCCGCGTCTTATGCTTTCGCTAAAACCACAAATCCCCAATTCGTTTTTGATGATGGACCACGTCGAATATTCAGATGCCAAAACCATTTTGATGATCGAATAGTCATTCTGTAACATTAGATCCTGGCTCATCTTAGCACCTCACCTCACTTCTGACCTCTCTGCTGCCTGCAGGTACGAGCTTTTGAAACATATTGCGGCTCTCTATCTCGATATGGGATGAAACACCTGCGATCGCTAGCCAACATCTGCAATGCGGGTGTGAGGGTGGAAGCCATGACCAAGGTGGCTGCCGAAGCTTGTCCCAACGTTCCCTCCAACACCTGGAGCCTTCTCCCCAAGGGTTTCAGTGCCTGAACAAGATGGTCCGACCGTATCTGAAATAAGATTTACATCAGATTTTCACTCTTTGAAATCATCTTGTTTGGGATGTCACAATAAAGTGACTCGTGATACTGTTCCATCAGGCAGTTGAAGATTGATCCCAAATCATATCCCATTAATCATCAAAAATTGAGCAACAAACGATCCAGCAATGATTTATCTGTTCGTTCTAACAAGGTGACTGCAGCTGAGATAAAAATGACTCGTCTAActtaaagataataataatatgc
The DNA window shown above is from Musa acuminata AAA Group cultivar baxijiao chromosome BXJ2-4, Cavendish_Baxijiao_AAA, whole genome shotgun sequence and carries:
- the LOC103981750 gene encoding vacuolar-processing enzyme-like, which translates into the protein MYDDIANNEENPIPGVIINDPQGENVYAGVPKDYVGDDVNVNNFFAVLLGNRTALTGGSGKVIDSGPDDYIFVYYTDHGGPGVLGMPTYPDLYADDLIAVLKHKHATGSYKSMVFYLEACESGSIFEGLLPNNINIYATTAANAMESSYATYCPGMFPSPPPQFTTCLGDLYSVSWMEDSYVHDWRTETLAQQYQLVKNRTAVHNIYYFGSHVMQYADLRLNTQKLSLYVGFDPSGDGVTPVANPLPSSTQTVVVNQRDAELIHFWLKLHKASEGSPQKLDAQKQLLQVLEHRSHVDKSVRLIGNLLFGSENGPRVLESVGAAGQPLVDDWSCLKSMVRAFETYCGSLSRYGMKHLRSLANICNAGVRVEAMTKVAAEACPNVPSNTWSLLPKGFSA